The proteins below come from a single Miscanthus floridulus cultivar M001 chromosome 1, ASM1932011v1, whole genome shotgun sequence genomic window:
- the LOC136493964 gene encoding uncharacterized protein, which translates to MARELAAACVVTALVALCAAALGVAAQPHAPRPLPSNYQMITPGKYKRDQQTACDDPKDNKAKCMAKCDKRCPNQCIVLCPGCKTFCMCDFYPGVSCGDPRFTGGDGNNFYFHGKKDQDFCILSDASLHINAHFIGKRNPAMSRDFTWIQALGIRFGAGADDQDHRLYMGAQKTAKWSNDVDRLELAFDGAPVSIPAETGAAWEPAAVPGLTVTRTAAANGVRVQLRGVFDIVANVVPISEEDSRVHNYSVTEDDSLAHFDLGFKFFDLTDDVHGVLGQTYRADYVNQLSVSSKMPVMGGAPNYVSSDIFATDCAVARFGARRAGISMVTAQAS; encoded by the exons ATGGCCCGGGAGCTCGCCGCAGCGTGTGTGGTTACCGCCCTAGTGGCCCTGTGCGCAGCCGCACTCGGTGTGGCCGCGCAGCCACATGCGCCGCGCCCACTGCCGTCCAACTACCAGATGATCACCCCGGGCAAGTACAAGAGGGACCAGCAGACGGCGTGCGACGATCCCAAGGACAACAAGGCCAAATGCATGGCCAAGTGCGACAAGCGCTGCCCCAACCAGTGCATCGTCCTCTGCCCCGGATGCAAGACATTCTGCA TGTGCGACTTCTACCCCGGCGTGTCCTGCGGTGACCCGCGCTTCACCGGCGGCGACGGCAACAACTTCTACTTCCACGGCAAGAAGGACCAGGACTTCTGCATCCTCTCCGACGCCAGCCTGCACATCAACGCGCACTTCATCGGCAAGCGCAACCCGGCCATGAGCCGCGACTTCACGTGGATCCAGGCGCTCGGCATCCGCTTCGGCGCCGGCGCCGACGACCAGGACCACCGCCTCTACATGGGCGCGCAGAAGACCGCCAAGTGGAGCAACGACGTGGACCGCCTGGAGCTGGCCTTCGACGGCGCGCCCGTCAGCATCCCGGCCGAGACCGGCGCCGCGTGGGAGCCCGCCGCCGTGCCGGGGCTCACCGTCACCCGGACCGCTGCCGCCAACGGCGTCAGGGTGCAGCTCAGGGGCGTCTTCGACATCGTCGCCAACGTGGTGCCCATCAGCGAGGAGGACTCGCGCGTCCACAACTACAGCGTCACGGAGGACGACAGCCTCGCGCACTTCGACCTCGGGTTCAAGTTCTTCGATCTCACCGACGACGTGCACGGCGTCCTCGGCCAGACCTACCGCGCCGACTACGTCAACCAGCTCAGCGTCAGCTCCAAGATGCCCGTCATGGGTGGCGCGCCCAACTACGTCTCCTCGGACATCTTCGCCACTGACTGCGCCGTCGCAAGGTTTGGTGCCCGTCGCGCCGGCATCTCCATGGTTACAGCTCAGGCCAGTTAA
- the LOC136493971 gene encoding zinc finger protein 36-like, with product MVAGLEDLVIDPTALSLALPAPAAPALNKEDYLAICLAALAGTRKFGLGREREREQHQPTNKWCPTHAPAQQELRFRCAVCGKAFASYQALGGHKSSHRKPPTPEQYAATLAAAAAQAAATNGGDYFDETASASASSGLAAASGGAHRCTICRRGFATGQALGGHKRCHYWDGMSVSVSVSASASVSASGGTGSSGVTVRNFDLNLTPLPENNNAGIRRWTEEEEVQSPLPIKKRRMSD from the coding sequence ATGGTTGCCGGCCTGGAAGATCTCGTTATCGACCCGACCGCGCTCTCCCTTGCGCTCCCGGCGCCGGCGGCACCGGCGCTCAACAAGGAGGACTACCTCGCCATCTGCCTCGCCGCGCTCGCCGGCACCCGCAAGTTTGGGCTCGGTCGCGAGCGGGAGCGGGAGCAGCACCAGCCGACCAACAAGTGGTGCCCGACGCACGCACCCGCGCAGCAGGAGCTCCGGTTCCGGTGTGCGGTCTGCGGGAAGGCCTTCGCGTCCTACCAGGCGCTCGGCGGCCACAAGTCCAGCCACCGCAAGCCGCCCACACCGGAGCAGTACGCGGCtacccttgccgccgccgcggcaCAGGCGGCGGCGACGAACGGGGGCGACTACTTCGACGagacggcgtcggcgtcggcgtcgtcgGGATTGGCGGCGGCTAGCGGTGGGGCGCACCGGTGCACCATCTGCCGGAGGGGCTTCGCCACGGGCCAGGCGCTCGGCGGGCACAAGCGCTGCCACTACTGGGACGGCATGTCCGTGTCAGTCTCCGTGTCCGCGTCTGCGTCCGTCTCGGCGTCGGGCGGGACGGGGTCGTCGGGCGTCACCGTCAGGAACTTTGACCTCAACCTGACGCCACTGCCGGAGAATAATAACGCCGGGATTAGGAGGTGGACCGAGGAAGAGGAGGTGCAGAGTCCATTGCCCATCAAGAAGCGCAGGATGTCGGATTGA